A window of the Streptobacillus canis genome harbors these coding sequences:
- a CDS encoding UDP-glucose--hexose-1-phosphate uridylyltransferase, with product MNIYKEIEKIIQFGLLNEMVEPIDEILVRNKVLEVLDIEDYPEFTLEEKEELRKEVEKVEYPTEILDNITKWAGKNGKLKEDILVFHDLLNSKIMGQILPRTSVIANEFWNRYNKEKSSATDYFYSLSKKSNYIRTDRIAKNVSYIYESKYGPLEITINLSKPEKDPKEIALARNSATSSYPKSLLCKENEGYMGRINHPGRQNHRILKLNLTNEDWFFQYSPYIYYNEHSIVFSSTVRPMKIDKGTFERLTEFVEVFPHYFIGSNADLPIVGGSILSHDHFQAGKHKFAMEMAEISSKVSFENYPEVEAGIVNWPLSVLRLNVKREDREKLLELADKVLQEWINHSDYENDILSHSDGVRHNTITPIARIKGDRVELDLVLRNNRTTDEFPLGIFHPHEEHHSIKKENIGLIEVMGLAVLPGRLKHEMEELDQLLMSLRNVEDVLDIMKENTDLQKHINWVRDNFTNEMLKDDYFLDGLIEKTIGKTFEKVLEDCGVFKNNEVGRKGFIQFLSKVK from the coding sequence ATGAATATATATAAAGAAATTGAGAAAATAATTCAATTTGGTCTTTTAAATGAAATGGTAGAACCTATAGATGAAATTTTAGTAAGAAATAAAGTTTTAGAAGTTTTAGATATAGAAGACTACCCTGAATTTACATTAGAAGAAAAAGAAGAATTAAGAAAAGAAGTTGAAAAAGTAGAGTATCCAACTGAAATATTAGATAATATTACAAAATGGGCTGGAAAAAATGGTAAATTAAAAGAAGATATATTAGTTTTTCATGATTTATTAAATTCTAAAATAATGGGACAAATTTTACCAAGAACTTCAGTTATTGCTAATGAATTTTGGAATAGATATAACAAAGAAAAAAGTTCTGCAACAGACTATTTCTATAGTTTATCTAAAAAAAGTAACTATATTAGAACAGATAGAATTGCTAAGAATGTAAGCTATATTTATGAAAGTAAATATGGTCCGTTAGAAATAACTATAAATTTATCTAAGCCAGAAAAAGATCCAAAAGAAATTGCTCTTGCAAGAAATTCTGCAACGTCTTCATATCCTAAATCTTTATTATGTAAAGAAAATGAAGGATATATGGGAAGAATAAATCATCCAGGTAGACAAAATCACAGAATATTAAAATTAAATCTTACAAATGAAGATTGGTTTTTCCAATATTCACCATATATATACTACAATGAACATTCTATAGTATTTTCAAGTACAGTTAGACCTATGAAAATAGATAAAGGTACTTTTGAAAGACTAACAGAATTTGTTGAGGTATTTCCACATTACTTTATAGGATCAAATGCAGATTTACCTATAGTAGGTGGATCTATATTATCTCATGATCATTTCCAAGCAGGTAAACATAAATTTGCTATGGAGATGGCTGAAATTTCAAGTAAAGTAAGTTTTGAAAACTATCCTGAGGTTGAAGCTGGTATAGTTAACTGGCCTTTATCAGTACTTAGATTAAATGTTAAGAGAGAAGATAGAGAAAAATTACTTGAATTAGCTGATAAAGTTTTACAAGAATGGATTAATCATAGTGATTATGAAAATGATATACTATCTCACAGTGATGGAGTTAGACATAATACAATAACACCTATTGCTAGAATAAAAGGAGATAGAGTAGAACTTGATTTAGTTTTAAGAAATAATAGAACTACAGACGAATTTCCGTTAGGAATATTCCATCCACATGAAGAACATCACTCAATTAAAAAAGAAAATATAGGATTAATTGAGGTTATGGGTCTTGCAGTATTACCTGGAAGACTAAAACATGAAATGGAAGAGTTAGATCAACTATTAATGAGCTTAAGAAATGTAGAGGATGTATTAGATATTATGAAAGAAAATACAGATTTACAAAAACACATTAATTGGGTTAGAGATAACTTCACAAATGAGATGTTAAAAGATGACTACTTCTTAGATGGATTAATTGAAAAAACTATAGGAAAAACATTTGAAAAAGTGCTAGAAGACTGTGGTGTATTTAAAAATAATGAAGTAGGAAGAAAGGGATTCATACAGTTCTTGAGTAAAGTTAAGTAA
- a CDS encoding cation:dicarboxylate symporter family transporter, protein MINVIINVIIFAGVLFILNRLAAKRYSFSTRVFVALGLGLLFGLVLQNVQDMETITKSKEYFEVVSKGYIALLKMITMPLILVSIISAIINLNNTQEASKMGSLVIGVLLTTAAIASLVAEVVTLGFNLDASGILSTGAGEKELKAIERVNERAGAVVQTLADKVLSFIPSNPFADLTGSRPTSTIAVVVFSMFVGIAILGMKKKKPESANILIDFINASHDVVIRMVKMVLRLTPYGVFALMTIFASTSNFAEIGVLVKFVIVSYVALGLMFVIHLIIVALFGFSPIIYLKKAMTVLIFAFTSRTSAGAIPLTTKAQEDMGIDRGIANIAATFGTSIGQNGCASIYPTMLAIILAPTLGINPFDPLFLVRVIVIVTISSLGVVGVGGGATFAAIIVLSTLGFPIEIVGLLITVEPLIDMGRTALNVNGSIVAGLVTGKILNKVDKGQFDKLETE, encoded by the coding sequence ATGATAAATGTAATAATAAATGTAATAATATTCGCAGGAGTATTATTCATTTTAAATAGACTTGCAGCTAAACGTTATTCATTCTCAACAAGAGTGTTTGTTGCTTTAGGTTTAGGTCTATTATTTGGGCTAGTTTTACAAAATGTCCAAGATATGGAAACAATAACAAAATCAAAAGAATATTTTGAAGTAGTAAGTAAGGGATATATTGCTTTATTAAAAATGATAACAATGCCACTAATATTAGTGTCAATAATTTCGGCAATTATTAACCTTAATAATACACAAGAAGCTTCTAAAATGGGAAGTTTAGTTATAGGAGTTTTATTAACTACTGCAGCTATAGCTTCACTTGTTGCAGAAGTTGTAACTTTAGGATTTAATTTAGATGCATCTGGTATATTAAGTACTGGAGCAGGAGAAAAAGAATTAAAAGCTATTGAAAGAGTAAATGAAAGAGCAGGAGCTGTAGTACAAACACTTGCTGATAAAGTATTATCATTTATTCCTTCAAATCCATTTGCAGATTTAACAGGTTCAAGACCAACTTCAACAATTGCTGTAGTTGTGTTTTCAATGTTTGTAGGTATTGCAATACTTGGAATGAAAAAGAAAAAACCTGAATCAGCAAATATTTTAATAGACTTTATTAATGCAAGTCATGATGTAGTTATTAGAATGGTAAAAATGGTATTAAGACTTACACCTTATGGTGTATTTGCTTTAATGACTATATTTGCTTCAACTAGTAATTTTGCAGAAATTGGAGTATTAGTTAAGTTTGTAATAGTATCATATGTAGCTTTAGGATTAATGTTTGTAATTCATTTAATAATAGTAGCATTATTTGGATTCTCACCAATTATATACTTAAAGAAAGCTATGACAGTATTAATATTTGCGTTTACTTCTAGAACAAGTGCTGGAGCAATTCCTTTAACAACTAAAGCACAAGAAGATATGGGAATAGATAGAGGAATAGCAAACATCGCAGCAACATTTGGAACTTCAATAGGTCAAAATGGATGCGCATCTATTTATCCAACTATGCTTGCAATAATTCTTGCTCCAACATTAGGAATTAATCCTTTTGATCCATTATTCTTAGTAAGAGTAATAGTTATAGTAACTATAAGTTCACTAGGGGTAGTTGGAGTAGGTGGAGGAGCAACATTTGCTGCTATCATAGTACTTTCAACTTTAGGATTCCCAATTGAGATTGTTGGGTTATTAATTACAGTTGAACCTTTAATTGATATGGGAAGAACAGCTTTAAATGTTAATGGGTCTATAGTTGCAGGACTTGTAACTGGTAAGATATTAAATAAAGTTGATAAAGGACAATTTGATAAATTAGAAACAGAATAA
- the galE gene encoding UDP-glucose 4-epimerase GalE — MKNVLVIGGAGYIGSHTVKLLKQEGYNVIIYDNLSKGHKEVADILDVKLIIGDLGDRAKLKEVFETEKIDIVMHFAAFIEVGESVIDPGKYYENNVGKVINLLNQMVESNVKNFVFSSTAATFGEPQAEKINELHPQNPINPYGSSKRMVEIILKDFEKAYGLKSVILRYFNAAGADMDGLIGEAHSPETHLIPVILEAAIGKRECIKIFGTDYDTEDGTCIRDYIHVYDLAKAHIMGMEKMFNENVSLEYNLGNGKGFSVRSIIDTVKKVTKKEFSVVEAERRAGDPALLIADPTKLMTELKWTSEYSLDDIINSAWRWEQNRKY; from the coding sequence ATGAAAAATGTATTAGTAATAGGTGGAGCAGGATATATTGGTTCACATACAGTAAAATTACTTAAACAAGAAGGATACAATGTAATTATTTATGATAATTTATCTAAAGGACATAAAGAAGTTGCAGATATTTTAGACGTTAAATTAATTATTGGAGATTTAGGAGATAGAGCTAAATTAAAAGAAGTTTTTGAAACAGAAAAAATTGATATAGTTATGCACTTTGCAGCATTTATTGAAGTAGGAGAATCAGTAATTGATCCTGGTAAATATTATGAAAATAATGTTGGAAAAGTAATAAATCTTTTAAATCAAATGGTAGAATCAAATGTTAAAAATTTTGTATTTAGTTCAACAGCAGCAACATTTGGTGAACCTCAAGCTGAAAAAATTAATGAATTACATCCTCAAAATCCTATTAACCCATATGGAAGTTCAAAAAGAATGGTTGAAATCATTCTTAAAGATTTTGAAAAAGCATATGGCTTAAAATCAGTTATTTTAAGATACTTTAATGCTGCAGGTGCAGATATGGATGGTTTAATAGGAGAAGCACATTCTCCAGAAACGCATTTAATACCAGTAATCTTAGAAGCTGCGATAGGTAAGAGAGAATGTATTAAAATATTTGGGACAGATTATGACACAGAAGATGGAACATGTATTAGAGACTACATACACGTATATGATTTAGCAAAAGCACATATTATGGGTATGGAAAAAATGTTTAACGAAAATGTTTCATTAGAATATAACTTAGGAAATGGTAAAGGGTTCTCAGTAAGATCTATAATAGATACTGTTAAGAAAGTAACTAAAAAAGAATTTAGTGTTGTTGAAGCTGAAAGACGTGCAGGAGATCCGGCATTACTAATTGCAGATCCAACTAAATTAATGACAGAATTAAAATGGACATCTGAATATAGTTTAGATGATATAATAAATTCAGCATGGCGTTGGGAACAAAATAGAAAATACTAG